One region of Thunnus thynnus chromosome 14, fThuThy2.1, whole genome shotgun sequence genomic DNA includes:
- the mrps6 gene encoding 28S ribosomal protein S6, mitochondrial, with the protein MPRYELALILKAMQRPETAAALRRTVETLMERGAVVRNLENLGERLLPYQITKHNQRHSRGTYFLVDFYAAPNILTSFLDHLHRDVDVVRPTVLKKDTQVSGQNSCGPQQ; encoded by the coding sequence ATGCCTCGTTACGAACTGGCCCTGATCCTGAAGGCGATGCAGCGGCCGGAGACAGCGGCTGCTCTCCGGCGGACGGTGGAGACCTTGATGGAGCGGGGCGCAGTGGTGAGAAATCTGGAGAACCTCGGAGAGAGACTGCTGCCCTATCAGATAACCAAACACAACCAGAGGCACAGCCGAGGGACTTACTTTTTGGTCGATTTCTACGCAGCTCCCAACATCCTCACAAGCTTCCTGGATCACCTGCACCGTGATGTGGACGTGGTGAGGCCCACCGTGCTGAAGAAGGACACCCAGGTGTCCGGTCAGAACTCCTGTGGACCCCAGCAGTGA